TTTAGATACTACGACCATGAAAGACCGCACCAGAGCCTGGGTTATAAGCCGCCGGCTTCGATATACTTTTCGCCTGTTGACAAAACCGGAAAGGCGGCTTAGAATGACTGATGTAAGAAAAGAGCACAGCAAGATTCAACTTAACTTGCCCCTAAATCTGTCCAAACACAGGGGCGCACCTTATCCCAATCCCAGCTCCCGACATGCGCGCCGCTTAATGCAATCGACAAACGGTTGTAGGATTCTAACAGCTCCCTTTGCGTATATAATAATTGTCGAACGACGCGGTGGGTAAGAAAGTATATTAATATCGCGCTGCAAAGAATAAAAAAGAATCCCTTGCCCGTCTGTATAACCGTCATCATGGATGGGGAGGCGACTAGACTTTCTACGACTTGATCTGAAAAAAGAATCCATAAAGCGCTAACGACCAGATAAATCACTGAAATTTTCAGACTGAAGGTATCTTTCAAGCCGGCTTTAACGGAAACAGGATTAAATTTATACCCGTTCTTTTTCATGGGAATGCCCCTTACTGCCTTCAAGTATTATACTTATATCATAACAATATGTCAAAATATGCATTTTACATGAAATATCATGGTCTTATAGTTCAACCGGGGAACTTGTATTTCATTTACAAATATCGCGTACTGGACTATAATTTCACCGATAAGATAATATGTACCGGCGGGAAGATTATGAAAATAGTAAAAACGGAATCCATCGAGGATTGTTTTAAGGAGACCTTATTTATCGACGCGGAGACGGATCGACCGATAACGAGGGATTTTATCCGGTTTCTCGGGACTAAAGGGGAACTCCAATACTATGAGGATTTTCCGCGCCCGTTTTTTAAACTTACCGTCCCCTCGAGATATTCGTTGAAGGGCATCGAGGGAAGCCATTCCATCCGGGTATTATTGAATGATGAGAACAGTAAGGGCTTCGAGGAATTTAAAGAGTTGATCTCGTCCTATCCGGCAGGCGAAACCGATGATAAATACTAATAATGAACCGTTAATTGCGGGCAGTGTTCCATAAGGAAATCCCGGATTACTGCGCGCCTACCTGCGCGGCTTCCTGGGGATGGTATTTGAGAAGCACGTCGAAATTCGCATACTGGGTGATTATCAGGAAATGCGACGCGGCGACCGCCATTTCGTTTTCCCCCAGCCTGCCGTACTCCTCCATCGCGAGACGGATCGTATCCCCGTCGTCCTTATTATAATTCGCGACCGCATCATAGGTAACCGAATCGACCGTCTCCTTATCGTCGGGGATCATTTTCTGGCGGATTTGCCCGTAGGCCGCCATAATTTTCACATATTTCGTTTTCAGCGCGAGCAGTTTATCCTTCACATCCGCGGCGGGAGGAATCCCCTTCAGGAGAAGCGCCGCGTCATGCATCGCCGCATGGTAGGTAGCGCCTATCTGCTTACCGAGCTGTTCGGGGGAGATCGCGGAATCCCCGCATCCCGCTAAAAATACTATCGCTAATATAAGAAGAAGTATTGTTTTCATAGTTTCCTCCGCGAATACTATAAGGACACCCGCGTCTAAAGTCAAGGTACTTCGCCCACTGCGTGGGGGCTAACCCCGATATCAAACCGTCGGCAAATTTACATACATAGCCCGTGATCATGCATACCGCCTACCTTTCATCACGGGGTACTGCGTACCCTAGTCCCGATATGAAACGGACACTCGATAGAAAAATATTGCCCGTGCTCCGGCAGAATCATATCCATCATCACGGACTAACTGTCGATCATGCCGCTTAGCCCGATATCGGGATTAGCCTGCGCAGCAGTCGGGATTGGCGTACGCAGTACATTAGGGTACGCAGTACCTTGACACAATGATGATTTGGATATAAAATGAGTAAATCCTTTCCAAGGAGAAACAAATGCAAAAGAAAATTTTTATTTCCGGCATGATATTCCTGTGCTCGGCAATCCTTTTAACCGGATGCGGAGGAGGCGGGGCGGCCGCTAAGGGCGAGGTCAGCAGTCTAGAAAGCGGAACCTATAAAAAAGGTAACAATATCATGTTCGTCTATAAAACCTCTCAGCCCGATATCAAATCGGTCGCGGTCACGGGCGATTTCTCTCAATGGAAAAAGGACGGCATCCCGATGACCTATGAGAAAGGTATCTGGAAGGTCGTTCTCTCCCTCGCGGACGGTATCTACGCTTATAAGCTCGTCATCAACGGTTCGGTGATGATGACTCCTCCCGGCGCGGAGGCAGTCGCCCCTGACGGATACGGCGGCAAGAACGGAGTCTTTGAAATCAGCGGGACATCCGAGTAAGGACAAACCATTGAATCCCAGCAAACTGATGAGACGATTAGCAATATTTACGTTAGCCGCGGTCGTTCTCGCGATATTATCCTGCGGCAGCGCAGGGGTTGTTAAAACTACGCCCGGCGAATGTACGGGAACAATAATACCCGGCGTGTGCATCCTCTCCAACGGGTGCATGTTTGTATATGCGTCCAAGGATAAACAGATAAAATCGGTCGTACTGACCGGAGATTTTATTAAATGGGCGAAAAAGGGTAAACCGATGACCTACGACACCAATACGGGTAACTGGTTCGTCGTCCAAAAACTCGATCCCGGCGTCTACCAGTATCTTTTTATTATTAACGGAACCAACTGGATATGCGACCCCATGGCTATCGCGAATGTCCCCGACGGGACTTACGGTAATGTTTCCGTAATCGAGGTGAACGAACCATGAAAAACAAAGGGCTTCTCTTTGTTTCGCTTCTGCTCCCGTTTTTTATCTACGCGGGATGCGGTCAGAAGGGGATGGTCAGCGGCGCGGACTTAATCACGAATATCTCGACCGCCAATTCCTATAAACTTTACGCGGATAACCAGACGAATACCCAATTCGTAATTATCGATGTACGTAAGCCCGAGGAGTATTCCGGGGGGCACATTCCCGGATCGATCAATATCAACCTGTACGACTCCGATTTCCGCCAGAAGTTGGACGTCCTCGACAAGAATAAAGTTTATCTCGTATATTGCCGCGCGGGAAGCCGCAGCGCGAAAGCCGCGCAGATTATGTCCGAATTGAAATTCAAGAAGATTTACAATATGGAAGACGGTTTCGATAGCTGGTCCGGCGCCGGATACCCGTCGGTAAAATAGCCCGTCAGTCCCGTTTCACGCTATCCGCGACCCATTTCAGGTAATCGGGATTCCCTTCTGTCACAAGCGACGCCGTGATTTCCGGCACCTCATACGGATGCACCCGTTTCACTTCCGCCTCGAGTTCCGCGTAACATTCCCGCGTCGTCTTGATAATGCACATCCACTCCGGCCTATCCTCGACCTTCCCTTTCCAGATATATACGCTCTGGATCGGGCCTGTCATTTGCACACATGCCGCGAGGTGTTTCGACACTAATTCGTTAGCAAGCATCATTCCGGTTCCCTCGTCGGGCACAGTGATAGTAACCTGCAATACTTCAGGCATGTTCGCTCCTATTTGGGGATTGCCATCTTCTGCCCCGGCTTCAATTTCACCGCCTTATCCTTCGACTTCACCCATAAGGTGATATCGGTCGAATTAACCAGCATTCCCTCGGGGCTTTTTAAAACAACATCCTGCGCGGCGGTGATATAGTCCGCGGCTTCCATCGCGGTTGCCGCCCAGATGTCGGTTTCCTTCGCGAGGAGCGCGCAGATATTATCGATCGTCGCCCAGTTCTTTTCCTTAGCGGCATCCGTCGCGGCGTTATCGAATTCCCACGCGTGCCCCCAGATGAAGAGGAGCATCATCTCGTCCCGCTTCATCCCGATAAATTTCTTCGCCCAGTACTCCCCGGACCCGGAATGGCAGGTGGGGTTCCAAACCAGCAGATTTTTCGGAAGATGGAAACTCGTATCCATAGTCACCGTCCGCGAGTACTTAATCCCCAGCGACGGCAACAGATCGAGCACCAGTTGGTTATAGGTGCCGAACGGGTAGGACATCCCGTGGATAGGATAGCCGAACACCGCTTCGAGCTTTTTCCGGTCGTCGAGAATCTCGTTGGATACCTTCGACGCGGGGAGGAACTCCAGATGCGGATGGGACACGGTATGCGCGGAGACCTCATGCCCGGCATAGACGGTCTTCAACTGGTCGAGCGAGGTCTTGCTCTTCGCGGCGAACTTACCGGAATTGAGATGGAAGGTTCCCTTAATCCCGTACTTATTGAACATTTCGATAAGCCGCTTGTCCTGGTCGGGGCCGTCGTCAAAACTCATCACAAGCGCCTTGAGCTTGCCGTCCGGGAATGTGAACAATCCCGCGATTTTATCATGCTCGATTTTTGTCTCCACCACTACCGGCACAGGCTTCACCGGTTTAACCACCTTCTTCTTGGTGCTCTTTGTTTCCGACGCGCATGAACCCGACATCAGGATAATTCCTCCCATCAGGAAGAATAGAATCTTTTTCATTCGCCCACCTTCCCATACAGATATTTTTTCTTCGTAACATGCGTACTCTATTTCACCACCAAGCCGGTCAGCCACGGAGTTACATACACCTCTATCAGCGCGGCAATTACCAGAAGCGGGAGTATCATCAGTACGGCAAGCGTTAGTGTTTCCAGCAGGAGCATTCGGGACGAGACCGCCTCCTCCCGCCCGGTAATTCTGACTACTACCGCCTTAGTAATCATCATCGCCCCCACGAACGAAA
The nucleotide sequence above comes from Brevinematales bacterium. Encoded proteins:
- a CDS encoding divalent-cation tolerance protein CutA, translating into MPEVLQVTITVPDEGTGMMLANELVSKHLAACVQMTGPIQSVYIWKGKVEDRPEWMCIIKTTRECYAELEAEVKRVHPYEVPEITASLVTEGNPDYLKWVADSVKRD
- a CDS encoding rhodanese-like domain-containing protein, whose amino-acid sequence is MKNKGLLFVSLLLPFFIYAGCGQKGMVSGADLITNISTANSYKLYADNQTNTQFVIIDVRKPEEYSGGHIPGSININLYDSDFRQKLDVLDKNKVYLVYCRAGSRSAKAAQIMSELKFKKIYNMEDGFDSWSGAGYPSVK
- a CDS encoding polysaccharide deacetylase family protein, with translation MKKILFFLMGGIILMSGSCASETKSTKKKVVKPVKPVPVVVETKIEHDKIAGLFTFPDGKLKALVMSFDDGPDQDKRLIEMFNKYGIKGTFHLNSGKFAAKSKTSLDQLKTVYAGHEVSAHTVSHPHLEFLPASKVSNEILDDRKKLEAVFGYPIHGMSYPFGTYNQLVLDLLPSLGIKYSRTVTMDTSFHLPKNLLVWNPTCHSGSGEYWAKKFIGMKRDEMMLLFIWGHAWEFDNAATDAAKEKNWATIDNICALLAKETDIWAATAMEAADYITAAQDVVLKSPEGMLVNSTDITLWVKSKDKAVKLKPGQKMAIPK